One genomic window of Paraburkholderia phytofirmans PsJN includes the following:
- a CDS encoding STY0301 family protein → MWSSKTLCALFYALASGAAVAAPVACPISVLDSGVRHVLNNAALYDGPPDQMTSLVPVRAGRVARWDIDQIDPYLVCKYKSTAKTITLHAKNVSVCAAGMTPFRAHCK, encoded by the coding sequence ATGTGGTCGAGTAAAACGCTTTGTGCGCTCTTCTACGCATTGGCAAGCGGCGCCGCGGTGGCGGCGCCGGTCGCTTGTCCGATTAGCGTGCTCGATTCCGGCGTGCGGCATGTCCTGAACAACGCGGCTTTGTACGATGGTCCGCCGGACCAGATGACGAGTCTTGTACCCGTACGCGCTGGCCGCGTGGCTCGCTGGGACATCGACCAGATCGACCCCTATCTCGTCTGCAAATACAAAAGCACCGCAAAGACCATCACGCTTCACGCGAAAAACGTGAGTGTGTGTGCAGCAGGCATGACGCCGTTCAGGGCGCATTGCAAATAA
- a CDS encoding SDR family NAD(P)-dependent oxidoreductase has product MLLKDKVVIVTGGSRGIGRAIAVACAAEGADVAINYWGDNDVSYGRRSAVAEVVAEIEALGRRVIAIEGNVAARETGQQLVRHTVEAFGKVDVLASNAGICPFHAFLDMPPEVLESTVAVNLNGAFYVTQAAAQQMKLQGTGGAIVATSSISALVGGGMQTHYTPTKAGVHSLMQSCAVALGPYGIRCNSVMPGTIATDLNAQDLADEAKKAYFEKRIPLGRLGRPEDVADCVTFLASDRARYVTGAALLVDGGLFVNLQ; this is encoded by the coding sequence GTGCTGCTCAAGGACAAGGTCGTGATCGTCACCGGCGGCTCGCGTGGCATTGGCCGCGCGATAGCGGTTGCGTGCGCCGCCGAAGGCGCGGACGTGGCGATCAACTACTGGGGCGATAACGACGTATCGTATGGACGCCGCTCCGCGGTCGCGGAAGTGGTCGCCGAAATCGAGGCGCTCGGGCGGCGCGTGATTGCGATCGAGGGCAACGTCGCCGCGCGCGAAACCGGTCAGCAGTTGGTGCGCCATACGGTCGAAGCTTTTGGCAAAGTCGACGTGCTCGCCAGCAACGCCGGTATTTGTCCGTTCCACGCGTTTCTCGACATGCCGCCGGAAGTGCTGGAGTCGACGGTGGCGGTCAATCTGAACGGCGCGTTCTACGTCACGCAAGCCGCCGCGCAACAGATGAAATTGCAGGGCACAGGCGGCGCGATCGTGGCGACGAGTTCGATCAGCGCGCTAGTGGGCGGTGGCATGCAAACGCATTACACGCCGACCAAGGCCGGCGTGCATTCGCTGATGCAATCCTGCGCGGTGGCGTTGGGACCGTATGGCATTCGCTGCAACTCGGTGATGCCGGGCACCATCGCCACCGACCTGAATGCGCAAGACCTCGCCGACGAAGCGAAAAAAGCCTACTTCGAAAAGCGTATTCCGCTCGGCAGACTGGGCCGCCCGGAAGATGTCGCCGATTGCGTGACGTTCCTCGCTTCCGACCGCGCGCGCTATGTGACGGGCGCGGCGTTGCTGGTGGACGGTGGTCTCTTCGTCAACTTGCAGTAA
- a CDS encoding ABC transporter permease, whose amino-acid sequence MAKPDSALLTRKRETPLQWEVLLVIVLILSLALGRLLSPVFLTGANLSNVLADLTEIALMALPMTLIIVAAEIDLSVASVLGASSALMGVLWHMGLPMPLVIVLVLVAGALAGLLNGLVIVKLNLPSLAVTIGTLALFRGLAYVLLGDQAVADFPPAYTAFGMDTLGGSFIPLPFVIVIVGAIVFTVLLQSTAFGRSLYAIGANPTAAAFSGIEVAKIRLRLFVLSGAMSALAGVVYTLRFTSARGDNGEGFELSVIAAVLFGGVSIFGGRGSMIGVLLSLLIIGVLKNALTLDDVSSETLTIVTGVLLLASVLIPNLVARWRAARDRRFIAKSASSL is encoded by the coding sequence ATGGCTAAACCCGATTCCGCGCTGCTCACGCGCAAACGCGAAACGCCGCTGCAATGGGAAGTGCTGCTGGTGATCGTGCTGATTCTCTCGCTGGCGCTTGGACGCTTGCTGTCGCCGGTGTTTCTGACCGGCGCGAATCTGAGCAACGTATTGGCCGATCTGACCGAAATCGCGTTGATGGCGCTGCCGATGACGCTGATCATCGTCGCCGCGGAAATCGATCTGTCGGTGGCGTCGGTGCTCGGCGCATCCAGTGCGCTGATGGGCGTGCTGTGGCATATGGGCTTGCCGATGCCGCTCGTGATCGTGCTGGTGCTGGTTGCCGGCGCGTTGGCCGGCTTGCTGAACGGCCTCGTGATCGTCAAGCTCAATCTGCCTTCGCTCGCGGTCACGATCGGTACGTTGGCGCTGTTTCGCGGACTCGCCTATGTATTGCTCGGCGACCAGGCCGTCGCGGATTTTCCGCCTGCTTATACGGCGTTCGGCATGGACACGCTGGGCGGGAGTTTTATTCCATTGCCGTTTGTCATCGTGATAGTCGGTGCGATTGTGTTCACCGTGCTGCTGCAATCCACGGCGTTCGGCCGCAGTCTCTACGCGATCGGCGCGAATCCGACCGCCGCGGCATTCTCCGGTATCGAAGTAGCGAAGATCCGCTTGCGTCTCTTCGTGCTGTCCGGCGCGATGAGCGCGCTGGCGGGCGTCGTCTATACGCTGCGCTTCACCAGCGCGCGTGGCGACAACGGCGAAGGTTTCGAATTGTCGGTGATCGCGGCGGTGCTGTTCGGCGGCGTGAGCATTTTCGGCGGACGCGGTTCGATGATCGGCGTGCTGCTGTCGCTGCTGATTATCGGCGTGCTGAAAAATGCGCTCACGCTCGACGACGTGTCCAGCGAAACGCTCACCATCGTCACGGGCGTGCTGTTGCTGGCGTCGGTGCTGATACCGAATCTGGTGGCGCGCTGGCGCGCGGCGCGCGACCGGCGTTTCATCGCGAAGTCCGCTTCTTCTCTCTAG
- the rhaS gene encoding rhamnose ABC transporter substrate-binding protein, with the protein MFKPLRHTGTAALCVALLAISCAASAADLKSGLKIAFVPKQINNPYEVIADDGGMTAIKEFKGVGKAVGPSDAGASSQVQYINTLITQRQDAIVIAANDANAVVPYLKKAMSQGIKVVTFDSDTAPEGRQLFVNQANAEGIGRGQVQLVSKLMGGEGEFAVLSATPNATNQNTWIKWMQEELKKPEYSKIKLVKIAYGNDDDQKSFTETQGLLQAYPNLKAIVAPTTVGIAAAARYISTSSSKGKVAVTGLGTPNQMRAFVKNGTVKAFQLWDPGQLGYLAAYAAAALASGTISGKEGESFDAGKLGKRTIGPQGEIILGPPTTFDSSNIDNFNF; encoded by the coding sequence ATGTTCAAACCTCTACGTCACACCGGCACCGCGGCGCTGTGCGTCGCGTTGCTCGCGATCAGTTGCGCCGCATCCGCCGCGGACCTGAAAAGCGGGCTGAAAATTGCATTCGTGCCCAAGCAGATCAACAATCCCTACGAAGTGATCGCCGACGACGGCGGCATGACCGCGATCAAGGAGTTCAAGGGTGTGGGCAAAGCGGTGGGACCGTCGGACGCGGGCGCATCGTCGCAGGTTCAATACATCAACACGCTGATCACGCAGCGGCAGGACGCGATCGTGATCGCCGCCAACGACGCCAATGCAGTCGTGCCGTATCTCAAGAAGGCGATGTCGCAAGGCATCAAGGTGGTGACGTTCGACTCGGACACGGCGCCCGAGGGCCGTCAACTGTTCGTCAACCAGGCGAACGCGGAAGGCATCGGCCGTGGTCAGGTGCAACTGGTGTCCAAACTGATGGGCGGCGAGGGCGAGTTCGCGGTGCTGTCGGCCACGCCCAACGCAACCAATCAGAACACCTGGATCAAGTGGATGCAGGAGGAACTGAAAAAGCCCGAGTATTCGAAGATCAAACTCGTGAAGATCGCCTACGGTAACGACGACGATCAGAAGTCGTTCACGGAAACGCAGGGCCTGTTGCAGGCGTACCCGAATCTGAAGGCGATCGTCGCGCCGACCACGGTGGGTATTGCGGCTGCCGCGCGTTATATCTCGACTTCGTCGAGCAAAGGCAAGGTGGCGGTGACCGGTCTCGGCACACCGAACCAGATGCGCGCGTTCGTGAAGAACGGCACCGTGAAGGCGTTCCAGTTGTGGGATCCGGGTCAACTCGGTTACCTGGCCGCGTATGCCGCGGCGGCGTTGGCGTCGGGCACGATCAGCGGCAAGGAAGGCGAGTCGTTCGACGCCGGCAAGCTCGGCAAACGCACCATCGGGCCGCAAGGCGAAATCATTCTCGGACCGCCGACCACGTTCGACTCCAGCAATATCGACAACTTCAATTTCTGA
- a CDS encoding LysR family transcriptional regulator yields MSQHSATVALVNRLKFKHLALLVALDDARNLHQAAEAVNVAQPSASRMLGDIEEAFGFLLFERNARGMTPTPLGVVTLAYARRALAELTRFAEDLDVKRRGGHGQLTVGAIMGAAPDLLAMAVAALKTESPLLNVRILGETSDQVVQLLHRREVDLALGRLTSPLQHNDFSFEPLARETLLLVVRSVHPLAQRARLGLRELIDWPWVAQPVTSPARVLFEEELARAGLATPVNLTECASIFATLQLLENYDAVAMLPESVVRDHLRGKLLVALPLEIGKSLSGFGILTRKEEPLAEPALRFIDLLRGFSRKLKRDDTTAAAADSVIVSSASASLN; encoded by the coding sequence ATGAGCCAACATTCAGCCACCGTCGCACTCGTCAATCGGCTCAAGTTCAAGCACCTCGCGCTGCTCGTCGCGCTCGACGACGCGCGCAATCTCCATCAGGCCGCCGAGGCCGTCAACGTGGCCCAGCCGAGCGCGAGCCGCATGCTCGGCGATATCGAAGAAGCGTTCGGCTTCCTGCTGTTCGAGCGCAACGCGCGCGGCATGACGCCCACGCCGCTCGGCGTGGTCACGCTGGCTTACGCAAGGCGTGCGCTCGCCGAGCTGACCCGTTTCGCCGAAGACCTCGACGTGAAACGCCGCGGCGGTCACGGGCAATTGACGGTCGGCGCGATTATGGGCGCCGCGCCCGATCTGCTGGCCATGGCGGTCGCCGCGCTGAAGACCGAGAGCCCGCTGCTGAACGTGCGCATTCTCGGCGAAACCAGCGACCAGGTCGTGCAATTGCTGCATCGCCGCGAAGTCGACCTGGCGCTCGGGCGACTGACAAGTCCGCTGCAACACAACGATTTTAGTTTCGAGCCGCTCGCGCGCGAGACCTTGTTGCTGGTGGTGCGCTCGGTGCATCCGCTCGCGCAGCGCGCGCGCCTTGGCTTGCGTGAACTGATCGACTGGCCGTGGGTGGCCCAACCCGTCACCAGTCCGGCGCGCGTGCTGTTCGAAGAGGAACTCGCGCGTGCGGGACTCGCCACGCCGGTGAATCTGACCGAATGCGCGTCGATCTTCGCCACGCTGCAATTGCTCGAGAATTACGATGCGGTGGCGATGCTGCCCGAGTCGGTGGTACGCGATCATTTGCGTGGCAAACTGCTGGTCGCATTGCCGCTCGAAATCGGCAAGTCTCTCTCCGGTTTCGGTATTCTCACGCGCAAGGAAGAACCGCTCGCCGAACCGGCGTTGCGTTTCATCGACCTGTTGCGCGGTTTCTCGCGCAAGCTCAAGCGCGACGACACCACCGCGGCCGCCGCCGACTCCGTGATCGTGTCTTCGGCTTCGGCTTCGCTGAATTGA
- a CDS encoding ABC transporter permease: MMRHSSTHAAPVQAPVPKRAASSPGGFAASIAKSRETTLFVVLVLLIVGTGLAKPQFLNLQNLRDVLLNVSIISLLTAGMTVVILMRHIDLSVGSTVGISAYAVGSLYVAFPHMPVIVALAAGLAIGLVAGTINALLVGVGRVPSLVATLSTLYIFRGADYAWVHGGQINATSLPDAFSRLATGTLLGIPTLALIAVVVLIGLAVYLKQFRGGREHYAIGSNPEAARLAGVNVERRVMAGFLLSGAIAGFAGALWLARFGTVDASTAKGIELQVVAAAVVGSVAITGGVGTILGATLGALVLGVISIALVVLHVSPFWEQAIEGALIVAAITADTLLARSVAKRMMRKRDHG; the protein is encoded by the coding sequence ATGATGCGCCACTCTTCCACTCATGCCGCGCCGGTGCAGGCGCCGGTCCCGAAGCGCGCGGCGAGTTCGCCGGGCGGTTTCGCGGCGAGCATCGCGAAGAGCCGCGAGACGACGCTCTTCGTTGTGCTGGTTCTGCTGATCGTGGGCACCGGGCTCGCCAAGCCGCAGTTCCTGAACCTGCAGAATCTGCGCGACGTGCTGCTGAATGTGTCGATTATCAGCTTGCTGACGGCCGGCATGACGGTGGTGATCCTGATGCGCCACATCGATCTCTCCGTCGGCTCGACGGTCGGCATCAGCGCGTATGCGGTCGGCAGTCTGTATGTCGCGTTTCCGCATATGCCGGTGATCGTCGCGTTGGCGGCGGGGCTCGCTATCGGTCTTGTGGCGGGCACCATCAACGCGCTGCTTGTGGGCGTAGGGCGCGTTCCATCACTCGTTGCCACGCTGTCCACGCTGTACATTTTTCGCGGCGCGGACTACGCGTGGGTGCATGGCGGACAGATCAACGCGACCAGTTTGCCCGATGCGTTTTCGCGTCTTGCCACCGGCACTTTGCTCGGCATCCCGACACTTGCGCTGATCGCGGTCGTCGTGCTGATCGGTCTCGCCGTCTATCTCAAGCAGTTTCGCGGCGGCCGCGAACACTACGCGATCGGCTCGAATCCGGAGGCGGCGCGTCTGGCCGGCGTGAACGTCGAACGTCGCGTGATGGCGGGTTTCCTGTTGTCCGGTGCGATTGCCGGTTTTGCCGGCGCGTTGTGGCTGGCCCGCTTCGGCACCGTGGATGCGAGCACCGCGAAGGGCATCGAGTTGCAGGTCGTAGCTGCCGCCGTGGTGGGCAGCGTGGCGATCACCGGTGGTGTCGGCACGATACTCGGCGCCACGCTCGGCGCACTCGTGCTCGGCGTGATCAGCATCGCGCTGGTGGTGCTGCACGTGTCGCCGTTCTGGGAACAGGCTATCGAAGGCGCGCTGATCGTCGCCGCGATTACCGCGGATACCTTGCTGGCCCGCTCCGTCGCCAAACGCATGATGAGGAAACGCGATCATGGCTAA
- the rhaM gene encoding L-rhamnose mutarotase: METIAFRMVLNPGMREEYERRHAQIWPELVDALHNAGVRDYRIFFDPDSNHLFAILTRNSHHTMDELPQLDVMRKWWDYMADIMHTGPDHTPVQQPLEPVFHLNSLS; the protein is encoded by the coding sequence ATGGAGACAATCGCTTTCCGGATGGTGCTCAACCCCGGCATGCGCGAGGAATACGAACGACGTCATGCGCAAATCTGGCCTGAGCTGGTTGACGCGTTGCACAACGCCGGCGTGCGCGACTACCGGATTTTCTTCGATCCCGATTCGAATCATCTGTTCGCCATCCTCACGCGCAACAGCCATCACACCATGGACGAATTGCCGCAACTCGATGTAATGCGCAAATGGTGGGACTACATGGCCGACATCATGCACACGGGCCCAGATCACACGCCTGTACAGCAGCCGCTCGAACCGGTCTTCCATTTGAACTCGCTGAGTTGA
- the rhmD gene encoding L-rhamnonate dehydratase: protein MAMPTIRHVRAFIVRGGGADYHDQPGGHWIDDHISTPMARYPEYRQSRQSFGINVLGTLVVEIEASDGTVGFAVTTGGEIGAFIVEKHLARFLEGQLVTDIEKMWDQMYFSTLYYGRKGVVLNTISGVDLALWDLLAKVRKEPVYQLLGGPVRDELVFYATGARPDLAKEMGFIGGKLPLQHGPAEGEAGLKQNLEKLADMRSRVGDDFWLMYDCWMSLDVPYATRLAQAAHEYGLKWIEECLPPDDYWGYAELRRNVPRGMMVSTGEHEATRWGFRMLLEMQCCDLIQPDVGWCGGITELIKISALADAHNVMVVPHGSSVYSYHFVVTRHNSPFAEFLMMAPKADEVVPMFTPLLLDEPVPVNGRMKVPDTPGFGVRLNPECALVRPYPR from the coding sequence ATGGCCATGCCTACCATCCGGCACGTGCGTGCCTTCATCGTCCGCGGAGGCGGTGCGGATTATCACGACCAACCCGGCGGACACTGGATCGACGATCACATCTCAACACCGATGGCGCGTTATCCGGAGTATCGCCAGAGCCGCCAGTCGTTCGGTATCAATGTGCTGGGTACGCTGGTGGTGGAGATCGAAGCGAGCGACGGCACCGTCGGTTTTGCGGTAACGACGGGCGGCGAGATCGGCGCGTTCATCGTCGAGAAACATCTCGCGCGGTTTCTCGAAGGCCAACTCGTGACCGACATCGAGAAGATGTGGGATCAGATGTATTTCTCGACTTTGTACTACGGTCGCAAAGGCGTGGTGCTGAATACGATCTCGGGCGTCGATCTCGCGTTGTGGGATCTGCTCGCGAAAGTGCGCAAGGAGCCGGTGTACCAGCTATTGGGAGGTCCGGTGCGCGACGAACTCGTGTTCTATGCGACCGGTGCGCGGCCCGATCTGGCGAAGGAGATGGGTTTCATCGGCGGCAAGCTGCCGTTGCAGCATGGTCCGGCCGAAGGCGAAGCAGGCCTCAAGCAGAATCTGGAGAAACTCGCGGACATGCGCAGCCGCGTCGGCGACGACTTCTGGCTGATGTACGACTGCTGGATGAGCCTCGACGTGCCGTACGCAACGCGGCTTGCGCAAGCCGCGCACGAATACGGCCTGAAATGGATCGAAGAATGCCTGCCGCCCGACGACTACTGGGGTTACGCCGAACTGCGCCGCAACGTGCCACGCGGCATGATGGTGTCGACCGGTGAACACGAAGCGACGCGCTGGGGCTTTCGCATGCTGCTCGAAATGCAATGCTGCGATCTGATTCAACCGGATGTCGGCTGGTGCGGCGGCATTACCGAATTGATCAAGATCTCCGCGCTCGCCGATGCGCACAATGTGATGGTGGTGCCGCACGGTTCATCGGTGTATAGCTATCACTTCGTGGTCACCCGGCACAACTCGCCGTTCGCCGAGTTTCTGATGATGGCGCCCAAGGCCGACGAAGTCGTGCCGATGTTCACACCGCTGCTGCTCGACGAACCAGTACCGGTGAATGGACGCATGAAGGTGCCGGACACGCCGGGTTTCGGCGTGAGGCTGAATCCGGAATGCGCGTTGGTGCGGCCTTATCCACGGTGA
- a CDS encoding sugar ABC transporter ATP-binding protein, whose product MQQPTSAVPRLELRHASKSFGRVRALSDGDLALWPGEVHALLGENGAGKSTVVKILAGVHQPDTGELVVDGEARRFATPAEARDAGLAVIYQEPTLFFDLSIAENIFMGRQPVDRIGRIQYDAMRREVDGLLASLGVDLRADQLVRGLSIADQQVIEIAKALSLNANVLIMDEPTAALSLPEVERLFTIVRKLRERDVAILFITHRLDEVFALTQRVTIMRDGAKVFDGLTTDLNTEAIVAKMVGRDLETFYPKAERPPGEVRLSVRGLTRVGVFKDISFDVRAGEIVALAGLVGAGRSEVARAIFGIDPLDSGEIWIAGKRLTAGRPAAAVRAGLALVPEDRRQQGLALELSIARNASMTVLGRLVKHGLISARSETQLANQWGTRLRLKAGDPNAPVGTLSGGNQQKVVLGKWLATGPKVLIIDEPTRGIDVGAKAEVYSALAELVRDGMAVLMISSELPEVLGMADRVLVMHEGRISADIARADADEERIMGAALGQPMPPLGHAA is encoded by the coding sequence GTGCAGCAACCCACATCCGCTGTGCCGAGGCTCGAATTACGGCATGCGAGTAAATCATTCGGACGGGTTCGCGCGCTATCCGACGGCGATCTCGCGCTCTGGCCCGGCGAAGTGCATGCCTTGCTAGGCGAAAACGGCGCCGGCAAATCGACGGTCGTGAAGATTCTGGCGGGCGTGCATCAGCCGGACACCGGCGAACTGGTGGTGGACGGCGAGGCGCGCCGCTTCGCGACGCCCGCCGAGGCACGCGACGCCGGGCTCGCGGTCATCTATCAGGAACCGACGCTGTTCTTCGATCTGTCGATCGCGGAGAACATCTTCATGGGACGGCAGCCTGTGGACCGCATCGGCCGGATTCAGTACGACGCGATGCGCCGCGAGGTGGACGGCTTGCTGGCGTCGCTCGGTGTCGATCTGCGGGCCGATCAACTGGTGCGCGGTTTGTCGATTGCCGATCAGCAGGTGATCGAAATTGCCAAGGCATTGTCGCTAAACGCGAACGTGCTGATCATGGACGAACCGACCGCAGCGCTATCGCTGCCGGAAGTGGAGCGGCTCTTCACCATCGTGCGCAAACTGCGCGAGCGTGATGTGGCGATCCTGTTCATCACGCACCGGCTTGACGAAGTATTCGCGCTGACACAACGCGTCACGATCATGCGCGACGGCGCGAAAGTATTCGATGGTTTGACCACTGATCTCAACACGGAAGCGATCGTTGCCAAAATGGTCGGCCGGGATCTGGAGACGTTCTATCCCAAGGCCGAACGGCCGCCTGGCGAAGTGCGTCTGTCGGTGCGCGGCCTCACGCGCGTCGGTGTCTTCAAGGACATTTCCTTCGACGTCCGCGCGGGCGAGATCGTCGCGCTAGCCGGACTGGTCGGCGCGGGGCGTAGTGAAGTCGCGCGAGCGATCTTCGGCATCGATCCGCTCGACTCGGGCGAAATCTGGATCGCCGGCAAACGTCTCACCGCGGGGCGGCCCGCTGCCGCCGTGCGCGCCGGGCTCGCACTGGTGCCGGAGGATCGTAGGCAGCAGGGGCTCGCACTGGAATTGAGCATTGCGCGCAATGCGTCGATGACGGTGCTCGGCCGGCTCGTCAAACACGGGCTCATCTCCGCGCGCAGCGAGACGCAACTCGCCAATCAATGGGGCACGCGCTTGCGTCTGAAGGCGGGAGATCCCAACGCGCCGGTCGGCACGTTGTCGGGCGGGAATCAGCAGAAGGTCGTGCTCGGCAAATGGCTGGCCACCGGACCGAAAGTATTGATCATCGACGAACCTACGCGCGGTATCGATGTCGGCGCGAAGGCCGAGGTGTATAGCGCGCTCGCCGAACTGGTGCGCGACGGCATGGCGGTGCTGATGATTTCGAGCGAATTGCCGGAAGTGCTCGGCATGGCCGACCGCGTGCTGGTGATGCACGAGGGGCGTATCAGCGCGGATATAGCGCGCGCCGACGCCGACGAAGAACGCATCATGGGCGCCGCGCTCGGCCAACCCATGCCACCGCTGGGGCACGCCGCATGA
- a CDS encoding MFS transporter, whose protein sequence is MEAHAPVSLEAINSKVMRRLLPFLLLMYVLAFLDRANIGFAQKALQHDTGLSNAAFAFGAGVFFIGYALFEVPSNLLLHRVGARVWMCRIMVTWGLVSAAMCLAHTPTAFYTLRFLLGVAEAGFFPGVIYYLTHWFPQSARARAVGVFYFGAPLAFIFGSPLSGSLLELHGALGLTGWQWLFLVEGALASAVGVWAFWYLDNRPEDARWLEPQERASLRAALDEDALLASAHGPHRILAALVDRRVLLLSAIYLLIQMSVYGVIFYLPQQVAAFLGTTVGLRVGLVAALPWLCALAVTWYVPRRADRTGEHRRWAVVLLIVAGLGIGVSGLVHSPLFGLLALCCAASGFIAAQPLFWTFPTRYLTGAAAAGGIALINSLGGLGGFIAPSLRTAAEHAFASTSAGLVVLGVSSLLAALLIGTLLRRDPAQSRTTFETLLHRAR, encoded by the coding sequence ATGGAAGCGCATGCGCCCGTTTCACTCGAGGCCATCAACAGCAAGGTCATGCGACGGCTGCTGCCGTTTCTGCTGCTGATGTACGTGCTGGCGTTTCTCGATCGCGCCAATATCGGTTTCGCGCAGAAGGCCTTGCAGCACGATACCGGTCTGTCGAATGCGGCGTTTGCGTTCGGTGCGGGCGTGTTCTTCATCGGCTATGCATTGTTCGAAGTCCCGAGCAATCTGCTGCTGCATCGGGTCGGCGCGCGTGTATGGATGTGCCGGATCATGGTGACATGGGGGCTCGTGTCGGCAGCGATGTGCCTCGCTCATACGCCCACGGCTTTCTATACGCTGCGGTTTCTGCTCGGCGTCGCCGAGGCGGGTTTCTTTCCCGGCGTGATCTATTACCTCACGCACTGGTTTCCGCAATCGGCCCGAGCGCGCGCGGTGGGCGTGTTTTATTTCGGCGCGCCGCTGGCGTTTATTTTCGGCAGCCCATTGTCAGGCTCGCTGCTCGAATTGCACGGTGCACTCGGCCTGACCGGCTGGCAATGGCTCTTTCTGGTGGAGGGCGCGCTGGCTTCGGCGGTGGGCGTGTGGGCCTTCTGGTATCTAGACAATCGTCCCGAAGACGCGCGTTGGCTCGAACCGCAAGAGCGCGCCAGCTTGCGCGCGGCTCTCGACGAAGACGCGCTGCTCGCGTCCGCGCACGGTCCGCATCGCATTCTCGCAGCGCTGGTGGACCGTCGCGTGTTGCTGCTGTCGGCAATCTATCTGCTGATCCAGATGAGCGTGTACGGCGTGATCTTTTATCTGCCCCAACAGGTGGCGGCATTCCTGGGCACGACGGTCGGCTTGCGCGTGGGACTCGTCGCCGCGTTGCCGTGGCTGTGCGCGTTGGCCGTGACCTGGTATGTGCCGCGCCGTGCGGATCGCACGGGTGAGCATCGGCGTTGGGCGGTGGTGTTGCTGATCGTCGCCGGACTTGGCATTGGCGTGTCGGGACTTGTGCATAGCCCGCTGTTCGGCTTGCTGGCGCTGTGTTGCGCGGCAAGCGGTTTCATTGCCGCGCAGCCGCTCTTCTGGACCTTCCCCACGCGTTATCTCACAGGCGCCGCCGCGGCGGGCGGCATTGCATTGATCAATTCGCTCGGCGGACTCGGCGGCTTCATTGCGCCGAGCCTGCGCACCGCGGCGGAACACGCGTTTGCGTCGACCTCGGCGGGACTGGTCGTGCTGGGCGTGTCGAGTCTGCTCGCCGCGCTGCTGATAGGCACGCTCTTGCGCCGCGATCCGGCCCAGTCGCGCACAACTTTCGAAACCTTACTGCATCGCGCCCGCTAG
- a CDS encoding amidohydrolase family protein: MQVVDSHIHLWDLKTHRYPWLENPGVSFVGDARDLKHDYLLDDLLGEAGDIDVLKLVHVEANHDPAAPVEETRWLQAIADRKESCGMPNAIVAAVDLSAPNAPAVLEAHASFANTRGVRQILNVHENKLFDYVGRHLMRERQWREHFALLRRYGMSFDLQLYPSQMEEAAALARAHGDTQFVINHAGMFVDRGSVAGYRAWREGMRLLADCPNIAVKISGLAMFDHRWTVESLRPYVLETIDTFGVERAMFASNFPVDRLFGSYADLWHAYASIVEVASVAEKEALFCRNAERCYRI; encoded by the coding sequence ATGCAGGTGGTCGATTCGCATATTCACTTGTGGGATCTGAAAACGCATCGCTATCCGTGGCTGGAAAACCCGGGCGTGTCGTTCGTTGGCGACGCGCGCGATCTGAAACACGACTACCTGCTCGACGATCTGTTGGGCGAAGCGGGCGATATCGACGTGCTGAAACTCGTGCACGTGGAAGCGAATCACGATCCCGCCGCTCCGGTCGAAGAAACGCGCTGGCTGCAGGCGATTGCTGATCGCAAGGAATCGTGCGGTATGCCGAACGCGATCGTCGCCGCGGTGGATCTGTCCGCGCCGAATGCGCCGGCCGTGCTCGAAGCGCATGCGTCGTTCGCCAACACGCGTGGAGTACGGCAGATTCTGAACGTGCACGAGAACAAGCTGTTTGATTATGTCGGCCGTCATCTCATGCGCGAGCGGCAGTGGCGCGAGCATTTTGCGTTGTTGCGCCGTTACGGCATGTCGTTCGATCTGCAACTGTATCCGTCACAGATGGAAGAGGCGGCAGCGCTTGCGCGCGCGCATGGCGACACGCAGTTCGTGATCAATCACGCGGGCATGTTCGTCGACCGCGGCAGCGTGGCCGGCTATCGCGCGTGGCGCGAAGGCATGCGTTTGCTCGCGGACTGCCCGAATATCGCCGTAAAAATCAGCGGACTCGCGATGTTCGATCATCGGTGGACTGTGGAAAGCCTGCGCCCTTACGTGCTCGAAACGATCGATACGTTCGGCGTCGAGCGAGCGATGTTCGCCTCGAACTTTCCGGTCGACCGGCTGTTCGGTTCTTACGCGGATTTGTGGCATGCGTATGCGTCGATCGTTGAGGTCGCGAGCGTCGCCGAAAAAGAAGCATTGTTTTGCCGCAACGCGGAACGTTGCTACCGCATCTAG